Proteins from one Nakamurella multipartita DSM 44233 genomic window:
- a CDS encoding HNH endonuclease encodes MFVDDHWGGRPVRVWSGARPPARWGLPESLTHGVVLPFRASAARAAVRVRSWRETLATTGPGADLARVLETRPDGPVDRADGSTDCSAEATTTSVPLWANTLIDSLQARQSLMAHLQARQQADLAELSGCYPGLHEFLATEIALALGIAEGTATRQLAEAVDLTTRLPETFAALDEGRITPVKASTIRSHTQDLDLDQSALVEADVLPAAPRGTVPELRHAVQRAVIRHDPHGADDRHQAQRERRRVSVKAQPDGMGSLWLLSTAQDVATIQACLVAVGDAAASPDDGRTADARRVDAMVDLCAEVLDSGQWRGTALPTRQRRRPHVQVTVPITALLDPATTAGQSAELHGYGPITAAQAAQITADATLRRLVCDPLTGALLDYGRTTYHPPAALADHVLVRDQTCRLPGCRQPAQRCELDHVEPFRPGHDTGGTTSATNLCLVCKHHHRAKDGGEFLLRRTADGYDWTSPLGRRYRQPPTRLWEPPPEHPPERPASVFTADPPDRPIRDDDPPPF; translated from the coding sequence ATGTTTGTCGACGACCACTGGGGCGGCCGCCCGGTGCGGGTCTGGTCCGGGGCCCGGCCCCCGGCCCGCTGGGGCCTGCCGGAGTCGTTGACCCACGGGGTCGTGTTGCCCTTCCGTGCCAGCGCCGCTCGCGCGGCCGTCCGTGTGCGGTCCTGGCGGGAGACCCTGGCCACCACGGGCCCGGGGGCCGACCTGGCCCGGGTGCTGGAGACCCGGCCCGACGGCCCCGTCGACCGAGCCGACGGCTCGACCGACTGCTCGGCTGAGGCCACCACGACGTCAGTGCCGCTGTGGGCGAACACGTTGATCGATTCGCTCCAGGCCCGCCAATCCCTGATGGCGCACCTGCAGGCCCGGCAGCAGGCCGATCTGGCCGAGCTGTCCGGCTGCTACCCGGGCCTGCACGAGTTCCTGGCCACCGAGATCGCCCTCGCCCTGGGCATCGCCGAGGGCACCGCGACCCGGCAACTGGCCGAGGCCGTCGACCTGACCACGCGGCTGCCCGAGACCTTCGCCGCGCTGGACGAGGGCCGGATCACCCCGGTCAAGGCATCCACCATCCGGTCCCACACCCAGGATCTGGACCTGGATCAGTCCGCCCTGGTCGAGGCCGACGTCCTGCCGGCGGCGCCCCGGGGGACCGTGCCCGAACTGCGACATGCCGTGCAGCGCGCGGTCATCCGGCACGACCCGCACGGCGCCGACGACCGGCATCAGGCCCAGCGCGAGCGCCGCCGGGTCAGTGTCAAGGCCCAGCCCGACGGGATGGGCAGCCTGTGGCTGCTGTCCACCGCGCAGGACGTCGCCACCATCCAAGCCTGCCTGGTCGCCGTGGGTGACGCGGCCGCCTCCCCGGACGACGGTCGCACCGCCGACGCCCGCCGGGTCGATGCCATGGTCGACCTGTGCGCCGAGGTCCTTGACTCGGGGCAATGGCGGGGCACGGCCCTGCCCACCCGGCAGCGCCGCCGCCCGCACGTCCAGGTGACCGTCCCGATCACCGCGCTGCTCGACCCCGCCACGACGGCCGGCCAGAGCGCCGAGTTGCACGGATACGGCCCCATCACTGCGGCCCAGGCCGCCCAGATCACCGCCGACGCCACCCTGCGCCGCCTGGTCTGCGACCCGCTGACCGGAGCGCTGCTGGATTACGGCCGGACCACCTACCACCCACCGGCCGCGCTGGCCGACCACGTGCTGGTCCGCGACCAGACCTGCCGGCTGCCCGGCTGCCGACAGCCCGCGCAGCGCTGCGAGCTCGACCACGTCGAACCGTTCCGCCCGGGCCACGACACCGGCGGAACCACCAGCGCGACCAATCTGTGCCTGGTCTGCAAACACCACCACCGGGCCAAGGACGGCGGCGAGTTCCTTCTCCGGCGCACCGCCGACGGCTACGACTGGACCAGCCCGCTGGGCCGCCGCTACCGGCAACCGCCGACCCGGCTGTGGGAACCGCCGCCGGAACACCCACCCGAGCGGCCGGCGTCGGTCTTCACCGCCGACCCACCCGATCGGCCGATCCGGGACGACGACCCGCCGCCGTTCTGA
- a CDS encoding calcium/sodium antiporter, translating into MTAAVLLVAGGLALLIVGAEVLVRGAAALAGAWGVPPVVVGLTVVSVGTSAPELAIGIDSAINDAGPLAIGNVAGTNIVNLLLVLGLSAAIAPLAIAVPTIRRDLPIMAAIGLLLLALCWDGSLSRVEGAILLAIAVGYTVLIVGQARRDPVAIQVAADEVPAPRGRGWVNLLLTVAGLAVIVVGADLLVRGAVDLSRAFGVSEAVVGLTVVAIGTSAPELVTTLVSTFRGERDIAIGNLIGSSTYNIGLVLGGSALVAPLAVTPELAHVDLPIMVAVMLVCIPVFLTGRRMSRAEGIGFVLAYVVYLTVLLAVRT; encoded by the coding sequence ATGACCGCCGCCGTGCTGCTCGTCGCCGGCGGGCTCGCCCTGCTCATCGTCGGTGCCGAGGTCCTCGTCCGGGGCGCCGCGGCGCTGGCCGGCGCGTGGGGCGTGCCGCCGGTCGTCGTCGGGCTGACCGTAGTGTCCGTCGGCACCAGCGCACCCGAACTGGCGATCGGCATCGACTCGGCCATCAACGACGCCGGCCCGTTGGCCATCGGTAACGTCGCCGGCACCAATATCGTCAACCTGCTGCTGGTGCTCGGGCTCTCGGCGGCCATCGCCCCGCTGGCCATCGCGGTGCCGACGATCCGCCGGGACCTGCCGATCATGGCGGCCATCGGCCTGCTGCTGCTGGCGCTGTGCTGGGACGGCTCGCTCAGCCGGGTCGAGGGCGCGATCCTGCTCGCGATCGCCGTCGGTTACACCGTTCTCATCGTCGGGCAGGCCCGGCGCGACCCGGTCGCCATTCAGGTCGCCGCCGACGAGGTGCCCGCCCCCCGAGGCCGGGGCTGGGTGAACCTGCTGCTCACGGTCGCCGGCCTGGCCGTCATCGTGGTCGGCGCCGACCTGCTGGTGCGCGGTGCGGTCGACCTGTCCCGCGCCTTCGGCGTCTCCGAGGCCGTCGTCGGCCTGACCGTGGTCGCCATCGGCACCAGCGCCCCCGAACTGGTCACCACGCTGGTCTCCACGTTCCGCGGCGAACGGGACATCGCCATCGGCAATCTCATCGGTTCCAGCACCTACAACATCGGTCTGGTCCTCGGCGGATCCGCGCTCGTCGCGCCGCTGGCCGTCACGCCCGAACTCGCCCACGTCGACCTGCCGATCATGGTCGCGGTGATGCTGGTCTGCATCCCGGTGTTCCTGACCGGTCGGCGGATGAGCCGCGCCGAGGGCATCGGCTTCGTCCTGGCCTACGTCGTCTACCTGACCGTGCTGCTCGCGGTACGGACCTGA